Proteins co-encoded in one Centropristis striata isolate RG_2023a ecotype Rhode Island chromosome 24, C.striata_1.0, whole genome shotgun sequence genomic window:
- the arhgef7b gene encoding rho guanine nucleotide exchange factor 7b isoform X2: MNSAEQTVTWLITLGVLESPKKSISDPEAFLQTSLQDGAVLCRLLERLRPGTVDKFFQEPRGESECQRNITEFIKGCGAFGVEPFEVNDLLQGLNFSKVLNSLVALNKATEDLGVSEDSVCVPHSSHLRIKSFDSLNTQNRSSKVLQPQYRSLDMSEGSGSGHVLFKARFAFQKTNEDELSFSKGDIISVSRQEEGGWWEGSINGNSGWFPSNYVRELKGGDKTSDKSKSGTLKSPPKGFDTTIISKTYYNVVLQNILEAENEYSRELQSLLGTYLRSLHPTDKLNSIDISHIQGNLEEISTFQQMLVQSLEEHTKLPENQQRIGGFFLNLMPQIRIIYVAYCSNHPSAVNVLTQHSEELGEYMESKGASTPGILTLTTSLSKPFTRLERYPTLLKELDRHMEDQHPDRADLIAAMMDFKSFAAHCTEVRKKKDLELQILTEPIRNWEGDDIRTLGPVLHMSHCTVHTQNCQESNERYLVLFPHTLLVLSASLRMSGFIYQGKMPLTGMLISRIEDGENLRNAFEISGGQCDRMQVACNNQHELQDWLDLLTQHTHTPAAHTLSHKHLSVCHTLPSHPATPTRHSESRGGSSGHTYHTLPHPSSYGISGSPMWGPLEPPSTPKPWSLSCLRPAPPLRPSAALCFKEDMSKSPKNMKKLLPKRKPERKPSEEDFTVRKSTAALEEDAQILKVIEAYCTSAKTRQTLNSSSSRKDVHMLFPEEEKIIVEETRSNGQTVVEERSLVDTVYSLKDEVQGLKQDNKRMKRTLEEEQRARKELERVVRRVLKSMDDPTWDETNL, from the exons ATGAATTCTGCCGAACAGACGGTAACGTGGCTCATCACGCTGGGGGTCCTGGAGTCTCCCAAGAAAAGCATCTCGGATCCAGAAGCTTTCCTCCAGACCTCTCTGCAGGATGGAGCGGTGCTGTGCAGGCTGCTGGAGCGACTCAGACCCGGGACGGTGGACAAA TTTTTCCAGGAACCGAGGGGCGAGAGCGAGTGTCAGAGGAACATTACCGAGTTTATTAAAGGCTGCGGGGCTTTCGGTGTGGAG CCTTTTGAGGTCAATGACCTCCTGCAGGGGTTGAACTTCTCCAAGGTCCTAAACTCCTTAGTTGCCCTCAACAAAGCCACTGAAG ATTTAGGCGTTTCtgaagacagtgtgtgtgtgccccacTCCTCCCACTTGAGGATCAAGTCATTTGACTCTCTGAACACTCAGAATCGCTCTTCTAAAGTGCTGCAGCCTCAGTACCGCAGCCTG GACATGTCAGAGGGCAGCGGGAGTGGCCACGTGCTGTTCAAGGCGCGCTTTGCTTTCCAGAAGACCAATGAGGACGAACTCTCTTTCTCCAAGGGCGACATCATCAGCGTGAGCCggcaggaggaggggggctggtgGGAAGGCTCCATAAACGGCAACTCTGGGTGGTTCCCCAGTAACTACGTGCGGGAGCTGAAAGGAGGCG ACAAGACGTCAGACAAGTCAAAGTCTGGGACCCTGAAAAGCCCCCCCAAAGGTTTCGACACCACCATCATCAGTAAGACCTACTACAACGTG GTCCTGCAAAACATCCTGGAAGCAGAGAATGAATATTCGAGAGAGCTGCAGAGTCTCCTGGGCACATACCTGCGCTCCCTTCACCCCACAGACAA ACTCAACAGCATTGACATCAGTCACATTCAGGGAAATCTGGAGGAGATCTCAACCTTCCAGCAGATGTTGGTTCAGTCCTTGGAGGAGCACACAAA acTCCCAGAGAACCAGCAGAGGATCGGAGGGTTCTTCTTGAATCTGATGCCCCAGATCAGGATCATCTATGTGGCTTACTGCTCCAACCACCCGTCTGCTGTCAATGTGCTCACTCAACACAG TGAGGAACTGGGGGAGTACATGGAGTCAAAGGGGGCGTCCACTCCTGGGATCCTGACTCTGACCACCAGTCTGAGTAAACCCTTCACCAGGCTGGAGAGATACCCGACGCTGCTGAAAGAACTGGACCGACACATGGAG GACCAGCATCCTGACAGAGCGGATCTCATTGCTGCAATGATGGACTTTAAAAGCTTTGCA GCTCATTGCACGGAGGTGAGGAAGAAGAAGGACCTGGAGTTGCAGATTTTAACAGAGCCAATCAGAAACTGGGAGGGCGATGACATCAGAACCCTTGGCCCTGTCCTCCACATGTCGCACTGCACGGTCCACACACAGAACTGTCAG gaGTCAAATGAACGCTACCTCGTCCTCTTCCCTCACACTCTGCTCGTTCTCTCTGCCAGCCTGAGGATGAGTGGATTCATCTACCAG GGAAAGATGCCACTAACAGGAATGCTCATCTCCAGAATAGAAGACGGAGAAAACCTGAggaatgcttttgaaatatctg GGGGCCAGTGTGACCGGATGCAGGTGGCTTGCAACAATCAGCATGAGCTGCAAGACTGGCTGGATCTCctcacccaacacacacacactccggcCGCCCACACCCTGTCACACAAGCATCTGTCCGTCTGTCACACA CTGCCCTCTCATCCCGCCACTCCCACCAGACACTCAGAGTCTCGGGGAGGGAGCAGTGGACACACCTACCACACCCTTCCCCATCCCTCTTCATATGGGATCAGTGGAAGCCCAATGTGGGGGCCCCTGGAGCCGCCAAGTACCCCTAAACCCTGGAGCCTGAGCTGCCTTCGCCCTGCGCCTCCTCTCCGGCCCTCGGCGGCTCTCTGCTTCAAGGAG gaTATGAGTAAGAGTCCCAAAAACATGAAGAAACTACTTCCTAAGAGGAAGCCTGAGAGGAAACCTTCAGAAGAAGACTTCACTGTCAGAAAAA GTACAGCAGCTCTAGAGGAGGACGCTCAGATCCTCAAAGTGATTGAGGCCTACTGCACCAGCGCCAAGACACGACAGACGCTCAACTCCA GTTCCAGCAGGAAGGATGTACACATGTTGTTCCCAGAGGAGGAAAAGATCATAGTGGAGGAGACCAGGAGCAACGGACAAACTGTGGTGGAGGAGAG GAGTCTGGTGGACACTGTGTACAGTCTGAAAGATGAGGTCCAGGGACTCAAACAG GACAacaagaggatgaagaggaccctggaggaggagcagcgagCGAGGAAGGAGCTGGAGCGGGTCGTCAGGAGAGTCCTGAAGAGCATGGACGACCCGACCTGGGACGAGACGAACCTCTGA
- the arhgef7b gene encoding rho guanine nucleotide exchange factor 7b isoform X1, whose product MNSAEQTVTWLITLGVLESPKKSISDPEAFLQTSLQDGAVLCRLLERLRPGTVDKFFQEPRGESECQRNITEFIKGCGAFGVEPFEVNDLLQGLNFSKVLNSLVALNKATEDLGVSEDSVCVPHSSHLRIKSFDSLNTQNRSSKVLQPQYRSLDMSEGSGSGHVLFKARFAFQKTNEDELSFSKGDIISVSRQEEGGWWEGSINGNSGWFPSNYVRELKGGDKTSDKSKSGTLKSPPKGFDTTIISKTYYNVVLQNILEAENEYSRELQSLLGTYLRSLHPTDKLNSIDISHIQGNLEEISTFQQMLVQSLEEHTKLPENQQRIGGFFLNLMPQIRIIYVAYCSNHPSAVNVLTQHSEELGEYMESKGASTPGILTLTTSLSKPFTRLERYPTLLKELDRHMEDQHPDRADLIAAMMDFKSFAAHCTEVRKKKDLELQILTEPIRNWEGDDIRTLGPVLHMSHCTVHTQNCQESNERYLVLFPHTLLVLSASLRMSGFIYQGKMPLTGMLISRIEDGENLRNAFEISGGQCDRMQVACNNQHELQDWLDLLTQHTHTPAAHTLSHKHLSVCHTLPSHPATPTRHSESRGGSSGHTYHTLPHPSSYGISGSPMWGPLEPPSTPKPWSLSCLRPAPPLRPSAALCFKEDMSKSPKNMKKLLPKRKPERKPSEEDFTVRKSTAALEEDAQILKVIEAYCTSAKTRQTLNSTWQGTDLMHNHVLADTSLTVAGFPGNLPCSDQSEDSDYDSLWTAHSYRTASFSRSSRKDVHMLFPEEEKIIVEETRSNGQTVVEERSLVDTVYSLKDEVQGLKQDNKRMKRTLEEEQRARKELERVVRRVLKSMDDPTWDETNL is encoded by the exons ATGAATTCTGCCGAACAGACGGTAACGTGGCTCATCACGCTGGGGGTCCTGGAGTCTCCCAAGAAAAGCATCTCGGATCCAGAAGCTTTCCTCCAGACCTCTCTGCAGGATGGAGCGGTGCTGTGCAGGCTGCTGGAGCGACTCAGACCCGGGACGGTGGACAAA TTTTTCCAGGAACCGAGGGGCGAGAGCGAGTGTCAGAGGAACATTACCGAGTTTATTAAAGGCTGCGGGGCTTTCGGTGTGGAG CCTTTTGAGGTCAATGACCTCCTGCAGGGGTTGAACTTCTCCAAGGTCCTAAACTCCTTAGTTGCCCTCAACAAAGCCACTGAAG ATTTAGGCGTTTCtgaagacagtgtgtgtgtgccccacTCCTCCCACTTGAGGATCAAGTCATTTGACTCTCTGAACACTCAGAATCGCTCTTCTAAAGTGCTGCAGCCTCAGTACCGCAGCCTG GACATGTCAGAGGGCAGCGGGAGTGGCCACGTGCTGTTCAAGGCGCGCTTTGCTTTCCAGAAGACCAATGAGGACGAACTCTCTTTCTCCAAGGGCGACATCATCAGCGTGAGCCggcaggaggaggggggctggtgGGAAGGCTCCATAAACGGCAACTCTGGGTGGTTCCCCAGTAACTACGTGCGGGAGCTGAAAGGAGGCG ACAAGACGTCAGACAAGTCAAAGTCTGGGACCCTGAAAAGCCCCCCCAAAGGTTTCGACACCACCATCATCAGTAAGACCTACTACAACGTG GTCCTGCAAAACATCCTGGAAGCAGAGAATGAATATTCGAGAGAGCTGCAGAGTCTCCTGGGCACATACCTGCGCTCCCTTCACCCCACAGACAA ACTCAACAGCATTGACATCAGTCACATTCAGGGAAATCTGGAGGAGATCTCAACCTTCCAGCAGATGTTGGTTCAGTCCTTGGAGGAGCACACAAA acTCCCAGAGAACCAGCAGAGGATCGGAGGGTTCTTCTTGAATCTGATGCCCCAGATCAGGATCATCTATGTGGCTTACTGCTCCAACCACCCGTCTGCTGTCAATGTGCTCACTCAACACAG TGAGGAACTGGGGGAGTACATGGAGTCAAAGGGGGCGTCCACTCCTGGGATCCTGACTCTGACCACCAGTCTGAGTAAACCCTTCACCAGGCTGGAGAGATACCCGACGCTGCTGAAAGAACTGGACCGACACATGGAG GACCAGCATCCTGACAGAGCGGATCTCATTGCTGCAATGATGGACTTTAAAAGCTTTGCA GCTCATTGCACGGAGGTGAGGAAGAAGAAGGACCTGGAGTTGCAGATTTTAACAGAGCCAATCAGAAACTGGGAGGGCGATGACATCAGAACCCTTGGCCCTGTCCTCCACATGTCGCACTGCACGGTCCACACACAGAACTGTCAG gaGTCAAATGAACGCTACCTCGTCCTCTTCCCTCACACTCTGCTCGTTCTCTCTGCCAGCCTGAGGATGAGTGGATTCATCTACCAG GGAAAGATGCCACTAACAGGAATGCTCATCTCCAGAATAGAAGACGGAGAAAACCTGAggaatgcttttgaaatatctg GGGGCCAGTGTGACCGGATGCAGGTGGCTTGCAACAATCAGCATGAGCTGCAAGACTGGCTGGATCTCctcacccaacacacacacactccggcCGCCCACACCCTGTCACACAAGCATCTGTCCGTCTGTCACACA CTGCCCTCTCATCCCGCCACTCCCACCAGACACTCAGAGTCTCGGGGAGGGAGCAGTGGACACACCTACCACACCCTTCCCCATCCCTCTTCATATGGGATCAGTGGAAGCCCAATGTGGGGGCCCCTGGAGCCGCCAAGTACCCCTAAACCCTGGAGCCTGAGCTGCCTTCGCCCTGCGCCTCCTCTCCGGCCCTCGGCGGCTCTCTGCTTCAAGGAG gaTATGAGTAAGAGTCCCAAAAACATGAAGAAACTACTTCCTAAGAGGAAGCCTGAGAGGAAACCTTCAGAAGAAGACTTCACTGTCAGAAAAA GTACAGCAGCTCTAGAGGAGGACGCTCAGATCCTCAAAGTGATTGAGGCCTACTGCACCAGCGCCAAGACACGACAGACGCTCAACTCCA CCTGGCAAGGGACTGACCTCATGCACAACCATGTGCTCGCTGACACCAGCCTCACCGTTGCTGGTTTTCCCGGCAACCTGCCTTgttctgaccaatcagaggacTCGGATTATGACAGTCTCTGGACCGCCCATAGTTACAGGACTGCCTCGTTTTCTC GTTCCAGCAGGAAGGATGTACACATGTTGTTCCCAGAGGAGGAAAAGATCATAGTGGAGGAGACCAGGAGCAACGGACAAACTGTGGTGGAGGAGAG GAGTCTGGTGGACACTGTGTACAGTCTGAAAGATGAGGTCCAGGGACTCAAACAG GACAacaagaggatgaagaggaccctggaggaggagcagcgagCGAGGAAGGAGCTGGAGCGGGTCGTCAGGAGAGTCCTGAAGAGCATGGACGACCCGACCTGGGACGAGACGAACCTCTGA